DNA from Synechococcus sp. CBW1108:
TGGAGTGACCGATCAGGCCGAACATTGCCGAATCCCTAGGGATGTCGCCGACGCTACATCCCTCCAGGGGACCGGGCTCAACCCACCAGGGCGGCCGCGGCCATCCGGGCGATCTCCCTGCTGCTGAGGCCGACGTCCAGCAGGGCCTCCTGGTAGGAGCTGAGGAAATCGGCCATCAGGTCTTCCTGATCCATCTGCAGCACGGAAGCGTCGTTGGCAACCTGCTCCAGCATTTTGCGCACCAGGGGCAGGTTGGCCCGGTTGGCCTGCTCCAGCTCCTCGCGGCAGGTCTCCAAGTTGGCCTTGAGCCACTGCTGGCCGTAATTGAGGTGGGTGTATTCGTCTTTGACCACTCCCTCAGTGATCTTGCGGGCGAAGGGATCAGCAACCGGAATATAAATGTGGTAAGCGGAAATCGCGAATGCCTCGATCAAAATGGCCTGGATCAGCAGGCAGGTGACCACCTTGCCTTCGGCCAGCGCCGTCTGAAAGTTGCCATGCAGGGGCGCGAAGAACTCCTTGGCAAAGGGCATGTCTGCAGTCACGCCAAGGTTGTTGGCACAGGCAGTGAAACCCTTCATGTGCTTGATCTCCATGCGGGCGAGGCGGCCCAGCTCTTCTGCCTGATCGGGGATCAGGGTGCCGATAGATATGTAGTTGTCATGGGCTTCTTGCTCACCTTCGATCACGATCGCATTGATGCGGCTGTAAGCATCCTTGTAAAGCTCGCTGCTGAAGTCGGGGAGCTGGTCGGTGGCAGAGGCTGCGGACACTGCAGGAGCGGCGGTGGATACAGCAGCGATGGATGCCATGGCTTCGGTTCTGTTGGAACTGTTGAGCGAACTGTAACCACCCTCAGTGGGGAGCTGGCCAGGCGCTGTTTAGCAGGGCATCAAGCCGCTGCCGCCAACCCGCCACCAGCAGGTCAAACAACCTTTCGCCGAGGGCGGCAGAGGCACCCCGGGCGTCGCCGATAACGCCGCTGGAGCTGAGGTTGTGGCTGAACCAGGCCAGGGGAGCCCCAGCCTCCAGGCTCCAGCCCGTGGGGATGGTCAGCCCCGTGCCATCGCAGGGACGCTCCTGGCCCACCAGCTGGGGGGCTAGGTGCAGCATCAGACTCGTTTCCGCCAGGCCGGCATGGAGGCCCTCCGATCGCTCTGGCTCGGGGATCAGCTCGGCAATGCCCTCCGGGCCATTCCAGAGGAAACAGGGGAATACGGCCAGCTCTGGGGAGAGCAGGCCCAGCTGGCGCGCAGCCGTCTGCAGCAGGGCAATCTGGCCGCCATGGGCATTGAACAGCACCAGGCGCTGGAATCCCGCCGCGGCCAGTTGCTGACCCACGGCCACGGTCAGCTCGATCAGCAGGGCCGGGGAAAGGCTGAGGGTGCCGGGGAAGCCGCGGTGCTCCGGAGAACACCCAATGCTCTGCAGGGGCAGCCTCAGAATCGGCAGGGCTGGATCGAGGCTTGCCAGCGCCGCATCCAGCACCCGCTCGGCAAACAGCCCATCGGTGCAGAGGGGAAGGTGGGGCCCATGCTGCTCAACCGCCCCCCACGGCCAAACCACCGTGCTCCCGGGCTGGGCCGCCAGCTGCTCCACCTGGGGCCAGGCCAGACACTGCAGATGGCGCTGATGGTCCATGGCTTCAGAACTGGTCCCTACAGTGTGGAGCTGTGAGCTCACCGTGGAGATGGCCGATACCGGCAGCCGACAGCCCCCATCTTCATCCGCCGGCCCGGGATCGTCCTCCTCCAGGCCCCGGCCCCCCGTTGCCCCCAGGCCCCTGCCGGTGGCGCCGCTGCGCAAGCCCCCCCAGGTGGTGATGATCCGCAAGGATGAGCCAGCGCCGCCAGCGCCGCCAGCGCCGGAGCCCAAGATCCTCCAAGCCCCGCAGCCGGCGGCCCCCAGCTTCCCCCCTTCAGACGATGGGGAGTTGTTTGAAATGGGCTCGATGGAGGGCCTCAGCATGGCCGACCTGCTGGGTCCTGACCCCAGCCAACGGGGCCAGGCCAAGCGATCTGCCCCAACGACGAAACAGGCGGCCCGCAGTGTGGACGACTTCGATTTCGACGAAGAAGCCTTCCTGGCTGCCCTGGATGACCACGAGCCCCACGGCACCACCGGCGAAGTGGTGCGGGGCACGGTGATCGGCATGGAGAGCGATGGGGTCTATGTGGATATCGGCGGCAAGGCCCCGGGCTTCATGCCCAAAAGTGAATGCGGGCTGGGGGTGATCACCAACCTGAAGGAGCGTTTCCCGAAGGGCCTGGAGCTCGAAGTGCTCGTCACTCGCGAGCAAAACGCCGACGGCATGGTGACGATCAGCGCCCGCGCCCTGGCCCTGCGCCACAGCTGGGAGAAGGTGCGCCAGCTGGAGAAGGAGGGCAAGGTTGTCCAGGTGAAGGTGAACGGCTTCAACCGTGGCGGCGTCACCTGCGAATTAGAGGGCCTGCGCGGCTTCATCCCCCGTTCCCAACTGCAGGAGGGCGAGAACCACGAGGCCCTGGTGGGCAAAACCCTTGGCGCCGCCTTCCTGGAAGTCAACCCGGAAACCCGCAAGCTGGTGCTGTCGGAGAAGAGGGCGGCCACCGCTGCCCTCTTCCAAAATTTGGAGGTGGGCCAGCTGGTGGAAGGCCAGGTGGTATCGATCAAGCCCTACGGGCTGTTCGTGGATCTGGGAGGGGTGAGCGGGCTGCTGCACCAGTCGGCGATCACCGGAGGCCAGCTGAGGGATGTGCGGGAGGTATTTGGACAGGGCGAGCGGCTCCAGGCTCTGATCACCGAGCTGGATCCGGGCCGGGGGCGCATCGCCCTCAACACCGCGCTGCTGGAGGGCCAACCGGGCGAATTGCTGATTGCGCGCGACACGGTGATGGCCGAGGCCGCAGACCGGGCCAACCGGGCCCGGGCAAGCCTGCGTCAAAGGGAGCAGGACGCCGGATGACGCAGGCCCCTGACTGGGAACTCGACTATTACTCACGTCCGATTCTGGAAGCCGATGGCAAGAAACGCTGGGAACTACTGATCTGCTCCACCCCAGAGGTTGGGGCAGGCGATGACGGAACCTCGCACCAGTTTCGTTGGGTGCAGACCTGCCCCGCAACCAGCGTCAACTCAATCTGGCTGAAGGAAGCGCTGGAGCAGGCCCTCTGCGCCGCCGAGGACCAGGGCTTCGCCCCGCCGCGGCGCCTGCGTTGCTGGCGTGCCTCGATGCGCACCATGGTGCAGCGGGCTGCCGAGGGTCTGGGGATGGAGCTGGTGAGCAGCCGCCGCACCTACGCCTTGGTCAGCTGGCTGCAGGAGCGGGAGCGCAGCGTGTATCCCCAGGAGCCTGGCTACATGGCGGGCCCCCTGGCCCCCCCGCCCCAGCCGCTCCGCCCGATCGCCGTGCCCCTGCCCGAGGCCGCCCGCGGCGAGAGCTGGGCCTGGGCCAGCTTGCCCCTGGAGGCGCTGGCCGGGGCCGGGGAATGGGATCTGGGGTTCGCTGGCCTGGTGCCCCTGCCGAGCGGCCTGGAGGCCGAGGTGCCCGTGCCCGGCATTCGCCTCTTCAGCCCCAGCAGAGCCCTCGCCCTGGCGGGCTGGCTGGCGGGCCTGGAGCCGGTGCGGCTGGAGATCAGCGGGCTGCAACTGGTGCTGGAAGCCGGCATGGAAGACCGCTGGCTCCTGACCAACCTGGACCAGGCTGAGGCAGGGGCTGCCGCCAGAGCCTTTGCCGCAGCGCGCACCCAGGCTGGGGGCCTGCAATTCATGGCCGTGCAGGCCAACGAAGCTGATCAGCGCTTCGAGGGCTTCTGGCTGCTGCGCGACCTACCCGACGCCTGAGCTGCCAGCCCATGGCCGAAGCGGTTGATCCACCCTTTGACAAGCCCGACCGGGACTTCAACAGCCTGGAGGGCTGGACCTGGGTGGGTACCTATGGCGGCTATTACCTCCAGTGCGACCTCCTTCAGGGCTTCGAGCACGGGTTTTTCACCCGCCAGTGGCAGGGGCGAGGGCCCGAAGTCCTGGCGGGCTACGTGAGTGCCGGGGTGAGCGTGCACCGACCCCAGCAGGTCCACGGCAATCGGGTCCTCGCGGCGAGCCAGGCGGCCTGCCAGCCCTGGCCAAAAGCCGATGGACTGGTGAGCGATGGCGGAGGCCAGAGCCTGTGGGTATGCGGGGCCGATTGCACCCCGGTGCTGATCGCAGATCCCGGCTCCGGCCGGGTGGCGGCCTGCCATGCCGGCTGGCGGGGTGTGGCCAGCAACATCCTGAGCTCGGCCATTGGCCAACTCGTGGCCAGCGGCAGCCAGGCAGACCAGCTTGTCGTAGCCCTGGGCCCGGCGATCAGTGGGGTCTGTTATCAGGTGGAGCGCGGCGTGAGCGAACAGGTGGCCTGGGGCCTGAAGGCCAACGTTGCTGGCTCTAAGCAACTGCCGGCCGCCCTCGAGGCCTTACGCCGATGTGGGGCCCTGCTGGATGACCCGGATCCCGAGCGGGACCGGCTGGACATCAGGGCTGCAGCGCAGTGCCAGCTTGAATATCTCGGCATTGCTCCGGATCGAATTGGGGTCTGCCCTCTGTGTACAGCTAGTGAATCACTGCTTTTTCACTCTTGGCGACGCGACCAGATCAAAGCGGTTCAGTGGAGCGGCATTGTTTCCCAGACTTGACTCCCAGACTTGAGTGCCAGAACTGCTTTTAGAGCGGACCCACCCAGCAGATGCTTGCACCATTGGCGAATGCTGGGCAATAATGCAGAAGTTACATAAACGTTATCCATGCTCACCGGCGCAGACCTCCTCGCGAAGGTCAAAGAACTTGGAGACGTCAGCAAGTCTGATCTCGTGCGGGCTTGCGGCTACATCTCCCACAAGAGGGATGGATCTGAGCGGCTGAACTTCACAGCTTTTTATGAAGCACTCCTCAATGCTAAAGGCGTTGATTTCGGCGGCACCTCCAAAACCGGCAAAGGTGGCCGCAAGCTCAGCTTCAACACCAAGATTCAGTTCAATGGCAACCTGATGGTGGGCAAGGCCTATACAGCCATGCTCGACCTCAAACCCGGGGATGAATTTGAAATCAAATTGGGTCGCAAGCAGATTCGCCTTGTGCCCCTGGGCGCTGAAGATGAGGATGAGTGATCGACAGGGCCACCTGCTCGGCCACTTTGATGCCGTCAATGGCAGCTGAGAGGATTCCACCGGCATAGCCGGCACCCTCACCAGCTGGGAATAACCCTGGAGTGTTGATGCACTCCATGGTTGCTTGGTCTCGAGGCAACCGCACAGGCGAGGATGTGCGCGTTTCGACGCCCGTCAGCAGGGCCCCCTCCATCGCATATCCGGGGATCCGCCGCGCAAAAATGGGCAGGGCCTCCCGAATCGCCTCCAGCACAAAATGAGGCAGGCAGTTGTCCAGGTCGCCGTAGCGCACGCCGGGCTGATAGGAGGGCTGGACCCCCTGGGCACAGCGGCTGGGTCGGCGGGCCAGGAAATCACCAACCAATTGGGCTGGGGCCATGTAGGAGGAGCCCCCGGCGGCGTAGGCCAGCCCTTCCCAGTGGCGCTGAAAGGCGACGCCGGCAAGCGGATCACCTGGCCCTTCGCCATAGGGGTTGAG
Protein-coding regions in this window:
- a CDS encoding creatininase family protein, coding for MDHQRHLQCLAWPQVEQLAAQPGSTVVWPWGAVEQHGPHLPLCTDGLFAERVLDAALASLDPALPILRLPLQSIGCSPEHRGFPGTLSLSPALLIELTVAVGQQLAAAGFQRLVLFNAHGGQIALLQTAARQLGLLSPELAVFPCFLWNGPEGIAELIPEPERSEGLHAGLAETSLMLHLAPQLVGQERPCDGTGLTIPTGWSLEAGAPLAWFSHNLSSSGVIGDARGASAALGERLFDLLVAGWRQRLDALLNSAWPAPH
- a CDS encoding aldehyde oxygenase (deformylating); translation: MASIAAVSTAAPAVSAASATDQLPDFSSELYKDAYSRINAIVIEGEQEAHDNYISIGTLIPDQAEELGRLARMEIKHMKGFTACANNLGVTADMPFAKEFFAPLHGNFQTALAEGKVVTCLLIQAILIEAFAISAYHIYIPVADPFARKITEGVVKDEYTHLNYGQQWLKANLETCREELEQANRANLPLVRKMLEQVANDASVLQMDQEDLMADFLSSYQEALLDVGLSSREIARMAAAALVG
- a CDS encoding AbrB family transcriptional regulator, with translation MLTGADLLAKVKELGDVSKSDLVRACGYISHKRDGSERLNFTAFYEALLNAKGVDFGGTSKTGKGGRKLSFNTKIQFNGNLMVGKAYTAMLDLKPGDEFEIKLGRKQIRLVPLGAEDEDE
- the pgeF gene encoding peptidoglycan editing factor PgeF; the protein is MAEAVDPPFDKPDRDFNSLEGWTWVGTYGGYYLQCDLLQGFEHGFFTRQWQGRGPEVLAGYVSAGVSVHRPQQVHGNRVLAASQAACQPWPKADGLVSDGGGQSLWVCGADCTPVLIADPGSGRVAACHAGWRGVASNILSSAIGQLVASGSQADQLVVALGPAISGVCYQVERGVSEQVAWGLKANVAGSKQLPAALEALRRCGALLDDPDPERDRLDIRAAAQCQLEYLGIAPDRIGVCPLCTASESLLFHSWRRDQIKAVQWSGIVSQT
- a CDS encoding Tab2/Atab2 family RNA-binding protein: MTQAPDWELDYYSRPILEADGKKRWELLICSTPEVGAGDDGTSHQFRWVQTCPATSVNSIWLKEALEQALCAAEDQGFAPPRRLRCWRASMRTMVQRAAEGLGMELVSSRRTYALVSWLQERERSVYPQEPGYMAGPLAPPPQPLRPIAVPLPEAARGESWAWASLPLEALAGAGEWDLGFAGLVPLPSGLEAEVPVPGIRLFSPSRALALAGWLAGLEPVRLEISGLQLVLEAGMEDRWLLTNLDQAEAGAAARAFAAARTQAGGLQFMAVQANEADQRFEGFWLLRDLPDA
- a CDS encoding S1 RNA-binding domain-containing protein: MADTGSRQPPSSSAGPGSSSSRPRPPVAPRPLPVAPLRKPPQVVMIRKDEPAPPAPPAPEPKILQAPQPAAPSFPPSDDGELFEMGSMEGLSMADLLGPDPSQRGQAKRSAPTTKQAARSVDDFDFDEEAFLAALDDHEPHGTTGEVVRGTVIGMESDGVYVDIGGKAPGFMPKSECGLGVITNLKERFPKGLELEVLVTREQNADGMVTISARALALRHSWEKVRQLEKEGKVVQVKVNGFNRGGVTCELEGLRGFIPRSQLQEGENHEALVGKTLGAAFLEVNPETRKLVLSEKRAATAALFQNLEVGQLVEGQVVSIKPYGLFVDLGGVSGLLHQSAITGGQLRDVREVFGQGERLQALITELDPGRGRIALNTALLEGQPGELLIARDTVMAEAADRANRARASLRQREQDAG